From the genome of Spinacia oleracea cultivar Varoflay chromosome 2, BTI_SOV_V1, whole genome shotgun sequence, one region includes:
- the LOC110778195 gene encoding uncharacterized protein, translating to MLFEYSSSSESADEKPYGEVDRMVDDFVTHHLPNTFFPRGPRLRNENDTIPIPADRNREERHNRLFNDYFAENPVYSDKQFRRRFRMRRHLFCRIMNKVVENDVILQQRRNAAGKLGLSGLQKCTAAIKMLAYGLAPDAIDEYLRMGETTSKKSLLHFTQGVIKHFEEDYLRSPTDEDLRRILYQNEMRGFPGMIGSIDCMHWEWKNCPTAWRGQYQGRSGKASLILETVADQDLWIWHSFFGIPGSSNDLNVLHRSPVFDDVLTGKAPPITFQVNGHEYKMGYYLTDGIYPNWATFIQGFSLPQLETERLFANRQAHVRKDVERAFGVLQARFVIVRQPSQAYDEDILGDIMKACIILHNMIVEDERDMYVRADVLRRYYEEDLSSLTATLNNGEPFEFQTGQPFSINALLGRITALRSSQIHHYLKEDLIEHNWQKYGGNNH from the coding sequence ATGTTATTTGAATACAGTTCAAGCTCAGAATCTGCTGATGAAAAACCATACGGAGAAGTTGATCGAATGGTTGACGATTTTGTTACTCATCACTTACCAAACACATTCTTTCCACGAGGTCCTAGACTTCGAAATGAGAATGATACCATTCCGATTCCAGCAGATAGAAACCGTGAAGAACGGCATAACCGCTTGTTTAATGATTACTTTGCGGAAAATCCAGTATATTCAGACAAGCAGTTTCGTCGAAGGTTTCGAATGAGAAGACATTTGTTTTGCCGTATCATGAACAAAgtggttgaaaatgatgttaTCTTGCAACAGAGAAGAAATGCTGCCGGAAAATTAGGGTTATCAGGATTGCAAAAATGCACTGCAGCTATCAAGATGTTAGCGTATGGTTTGGCTCCGGATGCAATTGATGAATATCTGCGAATGGGTGAAACAACTTCAAAAAAATCATTATTACATTTCACTCAAGGGGTAATCAAGCATTTTGAAGAGGATTACCTAAGAAGTCCTACTGATGAAGACTTAAGGAGGATCCTTTATCAAAATGAAATGCGCGGATTTCCAGGCATGATCGGTAGTATTGATTGTATGCACTGGGAATGGAAGAACTGTCCTACTGCATGGAGAGGTCAATACCAAGGACGCAGCGGGAAAGCGTCCCTAATTCTTGAAACTGTTGCAGATCAAGATCTATGGATTTGGCATTCATTTTTTGGTATTCCTGGTTCATCTAATGACCTTAATGTTCTGCACCGTTCTCCTGtttttgatgatgttttgacaGGTAAGGCACCTCCTATAACTTTTCAGGTGAACGGACATGAATACAAAATGGGGTACTACCTCACAGATGGTATTTATCCAAATTGGGCTACGTTCATTCAAGGATTTTCTCTTCCCCAACTTGAAACGGAAAGGTTGTTTGCTAACAGACAAGCGCATGTTCGTAAGGATGTTGAACGTGCGTTCGGAGTTTTGCAAGCAAGATTCGTCATTGTACGACAACCATCTCAGGCTTATGATGAAGATATATTAGGCGATATAATGAAGGCTTGTATCATCTTACACAACATGATAGTTGAGGATGAACGAGATATGTATGTCCGAGCTGATGTGTTACGAAGGTACTATGAAGAAGACCTTTCGAGCTTAACCGCAACATTGAATAATGGTGAACCCTTTGAGTTCCAGACTGGACAACCCTTCTCCATTAACGCATTATTGGGGAGAATAACAGCTTTGCGTAGCAGTCAAATTCATCACTATTTGAAAGAGGATTTAATTGAGCATAACTGGCAAAAATATGGAGGCAATAATCATTAA